Proteins found in one Takifugu flavidus isolate HTHZ2018 chromosome 7, ASM371156v2, whole genome shotgun sequence genomic segment:
- the LOC130528179 gene encoding pyroglutamyl-peptidase 1-like — protein MDNSKRTVVVTGFGPFGEHTVNASWVAVQELKKLGLGSEVDLHVLEVPVEYQTVQSLVPSLWKQYRPLLVVHVGVSGMATTVTLEKCGRNHGYRGLDNSSFCPDSQCCIVGGPDCIYSVIDMESVCKRVTSSGLGVAVSVSKDAGRYLCDFTYYTSLYLSRGRSAFIHVPPLGKPYSREDLGRALQAVVREMLELLDQAEEKIHCQQHIH, from the exons ATGGACAACAGCAAACGAACTGTGGTTGTTACAG gtttcgGGCCATTTGGAGAGCACACCGTCAATGCCAGCTGGGTTGCCGTTCAG GAGCTAAAGAAACTGGGGCTGGGCAGTGAGGTGGACCTGCATGTGCTGGAGGTTCCCGTTGAGTACCAGACAGTGCAGAGTTTGGTCCCGTCATTATGGAAGCAGTATCGTCCCCTG TTGGTAGTTCACGTGGGGGTGTCGGGAATGGCCACCACTGTCACGCTTGAAAAGTGTGGCAGGAATCATGGCTACAGAGGCCTGGACAACAGCAGCTTCTGTCCGGATTCCCAGTGCTGCATTGTCGGAGGCCCAGACTGCATCTACTCTGTCATTGACATGGAATCGGTCTGCAAGAGAGTGACCTCCTCTGGGCTGGGAGTGGCTGTGTCAGTCTCCAAAGATGCAGGAAG GTACCTCTGTGATTTCACCTACTACACATCCCTGTACCTGAGCCGCGGTCGCTCCGCCTTCATTCACGTGCCTCCTCTCGGAAAGCCTTACAGCCGGGAAGACCTGGGCCGTGCGCTGCAGGCCGTTGTCCGTGaaatgctggagctgctggaccaggCGGAGGAGAAGATCCACTGCCAGCAGCACATCCACTGA
- the lsm4 gene encoding U6 snRNA-associated Sm-like protein LSm4 yields MLPLSLLKTAQNHPMLVELKNGETYNGHLVSCDNWMNINLREVICTSRDGDKFWRMPECYIRGSTIKYLRIPDEIIDMVKEDVLSKGRGRGGAQQNKQQGKGRGGAGRGVFGSRGRGLTGPGRGQQQMQDKKSGKPQGMKNQH; encoded by the exons ATG CTTCCACTATCTCTTCTAAAGACAGCCCAAAATCATCCTATG CTGGTGGAGCTTAAAAATGGAGAAACATATAACGGCCACTTGGTCAGTTGTGACAACTGGATGAACATAAACCTACGAGAAGTTATCTGCACATCAAGG GATGGAGACAAATTCTGGAGAATGCCCGAATGCTACATCAGAGGAAGCACCATCAAGTATCTGCGAATCCCCGATGAGATCATTGACATGGTAAAGGAAGATGTTCTGTCAAAGGGCAGAGGACGTGGAGGTGCCCAGCAGAACAAGCAGCAgggcaaaggaagaggaggagctggcagaG GTGTTTTTGGCAGCCGTGGCAGAGGATTGACAGGGCCTGGTCGAGGCCAGCAGCAAATGCAGGATAAGAAGTCAGGCAAACCACAAGGAATGAAGAACCAACACTGA